The Streptomyces sp. HUAS CB01 genome has a segment encoding these proteins:
- a CDS encoding decaprenyl-phosphate phosphoribosyltransferase, with protein MSERSTALLEQPGDPERPPRRPGGGARAHRRPLRLPIGLVRTARPRQWIKNVLVGAAPAAAGELVSRQTAVQLGLVFVLFTAAASAVYLINDALDAEADRAHPEKCRRPVARGDVPVPVAYTTGALLAAASTAAAVVLCNVMTAALLTAYLVMQIAYCVRLKHVLVVDLAIVTTGFLMRAVIGGVALSIPLSRWFLITTGFGALFMVAAKRYSEAVEMEGSDGATRALLTSYTVGYLRFVWQLAAGVAVLGYCLWALESGGAADGSLLPWRQLSMIAFILAVLRYAVFADRGAAGAPEDVVLRDRPLAVIGLAWLAIYGMAVAGL; from the coding sequence GTGTCTGAGCGCAGCACGGCACTGCTCGAACAGCCGGGAGACCCCGAGCGGCCGCCGCGGCGGCCCGGCGGGGGCGCCCGCGCCCACCGGCGTCCGCTGCGTCTGCCGATCGGCCTGGTCAGGACCGCCAGACCCCGCCAGTGGATCAAGAACGTGCTGGTCGGGGCGGCCCCGGCGGCGGCAGGGGAACTGGTGTCCCGGCAGACCGCGGTCCAACTCGGCCTCGTCTTCGTGCTGTTCACGGCCGCCGCCTCCGCCGTGTACCTGATCAACGACGCGCTGGACGCGGAGGCGGACCGGGCACACCCCGAGAAGTGCCGGCGTCCGGTGGCCCGCGGGGACGTGCCCGTGCCCGTCGCCTACACCACCGGGGCGCTGCTCGCCGCCGCCTCGACCGCCGCCGCGGTCGTGCTCTGCAACGTCATGACCGCCGCGCTGCTGACGGCCTACCTGGTGATGCAGATCGCCTACTGCGTCCGGCTCAAGCACGTCCTCGTGGTCGATCTGGCCATCGTCACCACGGGGTTCCTGATGCGCGCCGTGATCGGCGGGGTGGCGCTGTCCATTCCGCTCTCCCGCTGGTTCCTGATCACCACCGGCTTCGGGGCGCTCTTCATGGTCGCGGCCAAGCGCTACTCGGAGGCCGTCGAGATGGAGGGCTCCGACGGGGCGACCCGGGCCCTGCTCACCTCGTACACGGTCGGCTATCTGCGCTTCGTCTGGCAGCTCGCGGCCGGCGTCGCGGTCCTCGGCTACTGCCTCTGGGCGCTGGAGAGCGGCGGGGCCGCCGACGGCTCGCTGCTGCCGTGGCGTCAGCTCTCGATGATCGCGTTCATCCTGGCGGTCCTGCGGTACGCGGTGTTCGCCGACCGGGGGGCCGCGGGTGCCCCCGAGGACGTCGTCCTGCGCGACCGCCCGCTCGCCGTCATCGGGCTGGCCTGGCTGGCGATCTACGGAATGGCGGTCGCGGGCCTGTGA